The following proteins are co-located in the Heliorestis convoluta genome:
- the cas2 gene encoding CRISPR-associated endonuclease Cas2, with product MLIVVSYDIPNDKRRGKVLKALKSYGEWMQYSVFECNLTKEQYLKLRNRLDKIINYQEDSIRFYTLCDDCKEKIDRIGGTQPRDESVFII from the coding sequence TTGCTTATCGTAGTATCCTACGATATTCCGAACGACAAACGACGTGGAAAAGTACTTAAAGCATTAAAGTCCTATGGAGAATGGATGCAATATAGTGTATTTGAATGCAATCTTACGAAAGAGCAATATTTGAAACTAAGGAATCGATTGGACAAGATTATCAATTATCAAGAAGATAGCATTCGTTTTTATACGCTCTGCGACGATTGTAAAGAAAAAATTGATCGCATTGGAGGCACTCAGCCGAGAGATGAAAGTGTGTTTATCATTTAA
- the cas1 gene encoding CRISPR-associated endonuclease Cas1 produces MSTLYITEQRSTLRKTDERLVVTLEKDVLIDVPIIKIDQIVIVGNVTVTAPTVAELMERKINICFLSQYGNYLGRYEAPDSRNGLLRIAQHKIYQDPKARVEVAKRIINGKINNQITFLARQHRASPHKKLSEAIQSIKKTKKGLNRVETLDEIRGYEGNAAAIYFQVFPEILKNDFGFAKRIRRPPTDPVNALLGLGYTLLTHNIQSALAIVGLDPYIGFLHGDRYGRASLALDLVEEFRTIIVDSVVISMINNNMITEKDFDIDLGVCSLKDSVKKRVLPKI; encoded by the coding sequence ATGAGTACACTTTATATCACAGAGCAACGCTCTACTTTACGAAAAACAGATGAACGACTGGTAGTAACATTAGAAAAAGATGTTCTAATAGACGTTCCTATTATAAAAATAGATCAGATCGTTATCGTTGGAAATGTCACAGTAACAGCCCCAACAGTGGCAGAACTAATGGAGAGAAAAATAAATATTTGCTTTCTTTCCCAATATGGAAATTACTTAGGGAGATATGAAGCGCCCGACTCTAGAAATGGTTTGCTTCGCATCGCACAACATAAAATCTATCAAGATCCAAAAGCAAGGGTAGAAGTAGCCAAAAGAATTATAAATGGAAAAATCAACAATCAGATCACGTTCTTGGCCCGCCAACATCGTGCTTCTCCACACAAAAAACTTTCAGAAGCAATTCAAAGCATCAAAAAGACCAAAAAAGGATTGAACCGTGTAGAAACACTTGATGAGATCAGAGGATATGAAGGAAATGCAGCTGCTATCTATTTTCAGGTGTTCCCTGAAATCTTGAAAAATGATTTTGGTTTTGCAAAACGTATTCGACGTCCACCCACTGATCCAGTGAATGCTTTGCTTGGATTAGGTTATACTTTGTTAACCCATAACATACAAAGCGCTTTAGCGATTGTTGGCCTTGACCCTTATATAGGTTTTCTTCACGGTGATCGATATGGACGTGCATCGCTTGCTTTGGATCTAGTGGAAGAATTTAGAACAATCATTGTAGACTCTGTTGTGATTAGCATGATTAACAACAATATGATTACTGAAAAAGACTTTGATATCGATCTTGGTGTTTGTTCACTGAAAGATAGTGTAAAAAAAAGAGTTTTACCGAAAATTTGA
- the cas4 gene encoding CRISPR-associated protein Cas4, translating into MEPIIVPISALNAYSYCPFRCYLEYICGEYIDNEHTLTGTFLHQNVDMPGILGREGILKHRAVKLYHEELGIIGKSDLVEEKGNLTYPVEYKKGRRGKWQNDEVQLCAQALALEYMLDKRIEYGFLYYFGSRLRLQVTFDQELRLKTQEVIQAVQQMFITAERPVQKYGPRCSGCSLIERCLPREVTMIRKAVQEESKAKEG; encoded by the coding sequence GTGGAACCCATCATTGTACCAATATCGGCACTCAATGCCTATTCATATTGTCCTTTTCGTTGTTATCTAGAGTACATTTGTGGTGAATACATTGATAATGAACATACATTAACGGGTACTTTTCTACATCAAAATGTAGATATGCCTGGCATTCTAGGTAGAGAAGGTATTTTAAAGCACCGAGCAGTAAAATTATACCATGAAGAGCTGGGAATAATCGGGAAAAGTGATTTGGTAGAGGAAAAAGGGAATTTAACGTATCCTGTAGAGTATAAAAAAGGTCGTCGTGGTAAATGGCAAAACGATGAAGTCCAACTCTGTGCACAAGCACTAGCTTTAGAATACATGTTAGACAAAAGAATAGAATATGGTTTTCTTTATTATTTTGGCTCGCGGCTACGTCTACAAGTTACCTTTGATCAAGAACTAAGACTTAAAACCCAAGAAGTAATTCAAGCAGTTCAACAAATGTTTATAACAGCAGAAAGACCTGTGCAGAAGTATGGACCTCGATGTTCAGGATGTAGCTTGATAGAAAGATGTTTACCTCGAGAAGTTACTATGATACGTAAGGCAGTGCAGGAAGAAAGCAAGGCAAAGGAGGGTTAA
- the cas6 gene encoding CRISPR system precrRNA processing endoribonuclease RAMP protein Cas6, whose translation MLVAGKLTFIPQKTEPANQMARHWHAVLLQMIAQNDPALATELHNVSGVKPFTIGLTPELLSTNKPTILRQGQEYTVRITFLDRKVAEAFNKSLLYYTQNFTESSNPLITLGKNQVMLRTWQATFNDTDRWCQTTTYEQLLNEAVASNGCEIRIVTPLSFRRGNINYPFPDPELMFKSWLLKWENFAPTHLLLGQREAMESPKNPHEASLLDKINQEVAISDYNLKTVTIDYGKYMIKGSVGWIRLDWHRFPAHMRYLFDLLVRFGQFAGCGYKSTMGLGQTIKVQRKP comes from the coding sequence ATGCTTGTTGCCGGTAAACTAACCTTTATACCTCAGAAAACGGAACCAGCTAACCAGATGGCTCGTCACTGGCATGCTGTACTACTGCAAATGATTGCTCAAAACGATCCTGCTCTGGCAACAGAACTTCACAATGTTTCTGGTGTCAAACCGTTCACAATCGGTTTGACACCAGAACTACTAAGTACAAACAAACCAACGATTTTGAGACAAGGACAGGAGTACACAGTTCGCATTACCTTCTTAGATCGTAAAGTCGCAGAAGCATTTAACAAAAGTTTGCTTTATTATACCCAAAATTTCACAGAGTCGAGCAATCCTCTAATTACGTTAGGCAAAAACCAAGTCATGCTGCGCACCTGGCAAGCGACTTTCAACGATACAGATAGATGGTGCCAAACGACAACATATGAACAATTACTTAATGAAGCAGTCGCCAGCAATGGTTGTGAAATTCGTATTGTAACGCCACTGTCTTTTCGACGCGGTAACATTAACTACCCTTTTCCCGATCCCGAGCTTATGTTCAAAAGCTGGCTATTAAAATGGGAAAACTTTGCCCCAACACATTTGCTTCTAGGACAAAGAGAAGCTATGGAATCACCAAAGAACCCTCACGAAGCTTCATTGCTAGACAAAATCAACCAAGAAGTAGCCATATCAGATTACAACTTAAAAACAGTTACAATTGATTATGGAAAGTATATGATCAAAGGCTCAGTAGGTTGGATACGGCTAGACTGGCACCGTTTTCCAGCACATATGCGATATCTCTTCGATCTTTTAGTACGGTTTGGCCAATTTGCTGGTTGTGGCTATAAAAGTACCATGGGTTTGGGGCAAACGATAAAAGTACAAAGAAAACCATAG
- the cas5d gene encoding type I-D CRISPR-associated protein Cas5/Csc1, with protein sequence MPIYRLELITAEPLFFATREFGRVYVTDAYLHNYALTYAFGLAASSYHQPDHVPRYQEHLEPLNEQGIYLTPAKPLQVSFASYTFKLADVRYRLQSEQLSVNIPSYGQCREIGPESRFISYAFTKARTTWPQWIRLGKWMSKVEVIAEEIEYEQKNGKFVSAHPLNVLDLPQQPSMFNLLNMPPVSLVTDAHLETDYYKLKGTGEEILLPAGMRYKFPEEKTTKKKVNKRNKRS encoded by the coding sequence GTGCCCATCTATCGCCTGGAGTTAATAACAGCAGAACCACTGTTTTTTGCTACCCGGGAATTCGGTCGTGTCTACGTAACCGATGCTTATTTGCACAACTATGCATTAACATATGCCTTTGGACTTGCAGCTAGCAGCTATCATCAACCAGATCATGTACCACGTTATCAAGAACACTTAGAACCTCTAAATGAGCAAGGTATCTACCTAACACCAGCAAAACCGCTTCAAGTTAGCTTTGCATCCTATACCTTTAAACTTGCCGATGTTCGTTATCGATTACAATCGGAACAACTATCCGTTAACATCCCCAGTTACGGACAATGTCGGGAAATTGGACCAGAATCTCGATTCATAAGTTATGCTTTTACCAAAGCACGAACTACGTGGCCTCAATGGATCCGTTTGGGGAAATGGATGAGCAAAGTAGAAGTAATAGCAGAAGAAATAGAGTACGAACAAAAAAATGGAAAATTCGTTTCGGCCCATCCATTAAATGTATTAGACTTGCCTCAACAACCTAGTATGTTTAATCTATTGAACATGCCACCTGTTTCTCTCGTCACAGATGCTCATCTAGAAACAGACTATTACAAACTCAAAGGAACAGGTGAAGAAATCCTATTGCCTGCTGGGATGCGTTATAAGTTTCCTGAAGAAAAAACAACCAAGAAAAAGGTAAATAAAAGAAACAAAAGGAGTTAA